The nucleotide sequence TGGCGTTGCCCTCCCGACAGGCCGGCGGGCTTCTTGTCTGCGTGATCAGCAAGCCCGACCTGTGACAAGATACGGGTCAGACGTTCGGTATCGGCCGTTTCCCCGCGCAGTTGGGCGCCCAGTTGTACGTTCTGACGGACGCTCGCCCACGGCAGCAGCAAGTCGTCCTGAGCCATATAGGCGACCCGTGCCGCCACCGGCTTTGCGTCACTTGCGGTGACCATCCCCTCGAAATCAGCGCCGGTGGCAAGCCCAGATATCAGACGCAAAAGGGTGGATTTCCCAACGCCGGAACCACCCAGGAGGCATGTCCACTCTCCGGCACGAAGCGCCAGCGTCAAGGACGCAAATAGAGCCACGCCGTTAATAGACGCGTGCCCTTGCAGCGTGACGTCGGGGGCTTGCGTCAAGGGGTCAAACCCATCTGCCAGAAGCTGACTTCGAGTTCGGTCGCTGTGCGGAACGTTTGGCAAAGGCGTTCCCAACGCGGGGAGGTCTGAAAATCATGGCCCAGACGGCGGGTGATGGCTTTGTCCAACATCTCACCGACCGCCTGACATGCCCCCTGATAGTCTTCACCCGCATAGGTGTCGATCCAGTCCGCATACGTGTCTGACTCTTTCTCCGCAGCCAGCCGGGCGCCGATCTCCCCATAGCCCATTACACAAGGGGCCAGTGCGGCCAACAGATCCAGCAGATCACCGCTATAGCCCGCCTCAAGAACAAAGCGGGTATAGGCAAGGTTCTCGGCGCGTTCTTTCGTGGCGAACAGATCCTCTTGAGAAACACCGGCCGCTTCGCAGATGCCGATATGCAACTGCATTTCTTCGGCCACCAGCGCGTTGACCGTGCCGACCGCGGTTAGCATTTCGGCATGGGTCTCCGATTTTACGACGGCCAGCGCCCAAGCGCGGGCGAAGTGGATAAGGAACACATAATCCTGTCGCAGGTAGTGCAGAAAAGCGTCGTGAGGTAAGGTGCCGTCCTTCAGACCTTCGACAAAGGCATGGCGGGTGTAGTCCCGCCATGCATCGCCCGCATGATCGCGCAGTCTTGCGAAAGCGTCGCCATAGCTGTTCATTGCGCGGTCACGTCAATGGCAATGGCGTCGACCGGGTTGGCGGATGCGATCATGCCGCTTTCGACGAGAAAGTCTTCGAAGCGGGCGTAGCGGCCCGCATCTAGCGCCGCCGGTCGCAGGGCAAAGCGTGGCAGCGTGTCGACCCAGGCGCGTGCGTTCAGCTCGTCCTGCAGCTCGGCGGACGTGCCCGAGAATATCTCCCAACTCGCCTCGGGGTTGTTCACGATGTATTGCGTGGCCAATTCAGTTGCCGTCAGAAAACGCGCGATCATATCGGTGTCCATTCGGTCTGGATTGGCCACGTAGATCAGTTCGTCGTATGAGGGCACCCCCTCTTCTTCGAGGTAGAAGCAGCGGCCCGGTACACCTTCGATATCCATCTGGTTTAGCTCGAAATTGCGGAATGCGCCAATCACCGCATCGACCTGACCTGACATCAACGAAGGCGAGAGGGAGAAGTTCACATTCACCAGTTCAATCTCCTCTAGGCTGACGCCATGAGTGCCTAGAACAGCGCTCAGCACAGCCTCTTCAACACCGGCGACGGAAAAACCCACAGTACGCCCGCGCAGATCAGCAGGGGTTTCGATTGGCCCATCGGCCAGAACCAGAAGACAGCTAAGGGGCGTCGCGACAAGCGTCCCGACGCGTACAAGGGGCAGTCCCTCTTGAACTTGCAGATGCAGATTTGGTTGATAGGAAATCGCGAGGTCCGCCTGGCCAGCCGCCACAAGGCGCGGCGGTGCGGAGGGATCGGCGGGCGGAATGATCTCAACCTCAAGCCCTTGGTCAGCGAAATAGCCAAGCTCTTCGGCGACAATCAGGGGGCCGTGATCGGGGTTGATGAACCAATCCAGCAGAACGGTCATTTGATCTTGCGCCATAGCAGGCGATGCGGTCAGCAAAGCGGCTGCGGTGAGAATGTGTTTCATAAGCCTTGTTCCTTTATGAGGTCGCGGCCGCAACGAGGACGATCTCACCGGGCCAGGTCTGTTGAAGGGTTTCCGCCGCGCGCCAGGCCCGCAGACCGGTTGCGCAGCAAAGGGCGACGCGCGGGGCGCGAATTTCGGCAATTTGACTTGGATCGAGGCGCTGCGCTGCCGTGTGGATTGGGATTGGGGCTTCATCTTTGTTGCGCAATTCAACGATCAGGTCATCGGCGTTCAGTTGTGAAGGGGCAAGGAAAGGGAAGGCGATGTCAGGCTCAGGTGCGGTATCGAAACGAAAGCCCGAGGTGGCGACGCTGCGCGCGTCATAGTTCACCAGCTGGCCCAAAGGAGACGGCGTGAACCCGAGTAGCACGTTGAGCGCCATTTGGGCCTGCATCGCGCCCATGATGCCGACAACGGGACCCAGAACCCCTGCGGTGGCGCAGCTTGCGCCGCTGTCCGGTGCTTGTGGGAAAACCGCGCGCAGTGAGGGCGCTCCACCACAGAAGCCACCCACATAGCCGCTCAATCCAAGCACCGCAGCGCTGATCAGTGGTTTGCCCTTGGCAAGACAGAGGTCACTGAGGATGTAACTGACGGCGTAGCTATCGGCGCAATCCAGAACCAGATCGGCTTGTTGCACAAGGTCAGGTGCATTTGTCGGGGTCAGGTTTTGCACCGCCGTGTCGACCGCAATCTCGGAATTGATGTCTGTGCAGCGCATTGCAGCAATTTCGGCCTTTGGTCGGCCGCAACCGGCTTCGGTAAACAGGGTCTGCCGGTGCAGGTTTGACAGCGACACCGTATCCCCATCGACAAGCATGATATGACCCACACCGGCCCCTGCCAAAAGCGGGAGCGCAGGGGCCGCCAAACCGCCAGCGCCGATGACGAGCACACGCGCTGTCGCCAGGCGCCGCTGCCCTTGCACGTTTACTTCCGGCAGAATTATTTGGCGTGCGTAACGGTTCATCGTGTGGCCTTGATCCATGCGCGTACGCGCGCTTCGGGGTCGGCGTTCAAAGTGATGTCCGTCACGACCGAGATGATGTTGGCACCGGCCTCAAACACCCCCGCCGCGCGCTCCACCGACATGCCACCGATGCCCACGAGCGGTGTTCCGCCCAGCCGTGCTTTCCATTCGGTGACTTTGGGCAGTCCCTGCCTGTGCCACTTCATCTTCTTGAGAATCGTTGGGTAAACAGGACCAAGCGCCACATAGTCAGGTGCCATGCCAAGCACCCGTTCCAATTCGTCAGTGTCATGGGTAGACACGCCCAGCTTCAGCCCCGCCTTCCGGATGGCGGGCAAATCGGCTTCGTCCAGGTCTTCCTGACCCAGATGAACCCACTCACAGCCCAGATCGAGCGCCGCTTGCCAATGGTCGTTCACGACCAGCACTGCACCGTATTGCTGGCAGAGGTCGCGCGAGACCGCGATTTCGCGCTGCACGTCCTCATCCGCCTGATCTTTGATGCGCAGTTGTACCAGTTTCACGCCCAAGGGCAGCATCCGCCGCAGCCAGTCGGATCGATCAAAGATCGGGTAAAAACGGTCCAGTGTCATGACAGGAAAGCCTTGCCGATCACGGGGGTGGAGGCTTCGGCCATATCGCGCGCCTCAATCGGCTCAGCCCCATAGGCCAATTGCCCCGCCTCAACCGCGCGCATCATCGCGCGGGCCATCGCCACCGGATCGCCTGCGCGGGCAACGGCTGTATTGAGCAGCACGGCGTCATATCCAAGTTCCATCGCATGTGCGGCGTGGCTTGGCAGCCCGATCCCCGCGTCAACGACCAGAGGCACATCCGGAAACTCTGCCCGCATGGCCCTTAAAGCATATGCGTTGCTCAGCCCGCGACCCGAGCCAATCGGCGCGCCCCATGGCATCAACACCTCGCAACCTGCGCTTTGCAAACGTTCAGCAACGATCAAATCCTCGGTCGTGTAGGGAAACACCTGAAAACCCTCATCCGACAAAATGCGGGCAGCCTCGACCAATTGGAACACATCCGGTTGCAAGCTGTCGGTGTGGCCGATCAGTTCCAGCTTGATCCAGGTGGTAGCGAACACCTCGCGCGCCATATGGGCCGTGGTAACCGCTTCCTTTACCGTGTGGCAGCCAGCGGTGTTGGGCAGCACATGCACACCAAGGTCCTGGATCATCTGCCAAAACACCTGCCCGTGGCCACCTGCGCCTTCCCGGCGCAAGGACACCGTGGCCACCCCCGCTGCGCTTTCGTGAAACGCCTGTGCGAGGATCGCAGGGCTTGGGTATTGTGCTGTCCCCAACATAAGAGGGTTGGGCAGCTTAGTGCCGTAAAACTCTTTCACCCTCATCCCCCCTGCATTGGCGCGACGACTTCGACGCGGTCCCCGTCGCTCAGTTCAACACCCGCGCGAAGGCTTGCGGGCACGAACTCTTCGTTGACGGCCGTAGCAACGCGACCGGAAAAGCCGCATTCTGCAAGAAGGTCCGGAAGAGTCTCCGCTGCGACCTCGCACCCTGTTCCGTTAAGCGTAATCTTCATCGACCATCTCCGAATGCGTGTTGTTCAGCGCCAGATCTGCCACACCATGTGCCAAAGCAGGCGCAAGCAGATAACCGTGGCGATAGAGTCCGTTGGCATAGATCGTGTCACCACGCCTGCGAATGCGCGGCAGGTTGTCCGGGAAGGCGGGGCGCAGATCGACGCCGATTTCCAGCACCTCCGCCTCTCCGAAAGCAGGATTCAGCGCATAGGCGGCGCTGAGCAATTCCAGCATCGAGCGTGCGGTTATACGGCTGCGGTCCTCGCTTTCGATCATCGTTGCGCCCAGCATGTAGATTCCATCCCCGCGCGGCACGATGTAAAGTGGTATCCTTGGATGCAGCAACCGCACTGGGCGGGTCAGGTTTACATCGCGGCACCGGATCACCAGCATCTCTCCCTTGACGCCGCGCAAATCGGACAGAGCGCTTCGTGCTTGTAAA is from Yoonia sp. GPGPB17 and encodes:
- the thiS gene encoding sulfur carrier protein ThiS, encoding MKITLNGTGCEVAAETLPDLLAECGFSGRVATAVNEEFVPASLRAGVELSDGDRVEVVAPMQGG
- a CDS encoding thiazole synthase, yielding MKEFYGTKLPNPLMLGTAQYPSPAILAQAFHESAAGVATVSLRREGAGGHGQVFWQMIQDLGVHVLPNTAGCHTVKEAVTTAHMAREVFATTWIKLELIGHTDSLQPDVFQLVEAARILSDEGFQVFPYTTEDLIVAERLQSAGCEVLMPWGAPIGSGRGLSNAYALRAMRAEFPDVPLVVDAGIGLPSHAAHAMELGYDAVLLNTAVARAGDPVAMARAMMRAVEAGQLAYGAEPIEARDMAEASTPVIGKAFLS
- a CDS encoding HesA/MoeB/ThiF family protein yields the protein MNRYARQIILPEVNVQGQRRLATARVLVIGAGGLAAPALPLLAGAGVGHIMLVDGDTVSLSNLHRQTLFTEAGCGRPKAEIAAMRCTDINSEIAVDTAVQNLTPTNAPDLVQQADLVLDCADSYAVSYILSDLCLAKGKPLISAAVLGLSGYVGGFCGGAPSLRAVFPQAPDSGASCATAGVLGPVVGIMGAMQAQMALNVLLGFTPSPLGQLVNYDARSVATSGFRFDTAPEPDIAFPFLAPSQLNADDLIVELRNKDEAPIPIHTAAQRLDPSQIAEIRAPRVALCCATGLRAWRAAETLQQTWPGEIVLVAAATS
- a CDS encoding ABC transporter ATP-binding protein; the protein is MTQAPDVTLQGHASINGVALFASLTLALRAGEWTCLLGGSGVGKSTLLRLISGLATGADFEGMVTASDAKPVAARVAYMAQDDLLLPWASVRQNVQLGAQLRGETADTERLTRILSQVGLADHADKKPAGLSGGQRQRVALARTLMEDKPVILLDEPFSALDAQTRAAMQELAVDVLRDKTVLIVTHDPSEAARLGQSILVLTPSGIRHFPHPSSAIPRPIDDLETLECQAALLSLLREGAQ
- a CDS encoding thiamine phosphate synthase produces the protein MTLDRFYPIFDRSDWLRRMLPLGVKLVQLRIKDQADEDVQREIAVSRDLCQQYGAVLVVNDHWQAALDLGCEWVHLGQEDLDEADLPAIRKAGLKLGVSTHDTDELERVLGMAPDYVALGPVYPTILKKMKWHRQGLPKVTEWKARLGGTPLVGIGGMSVERAAGVFEAGANIISVVTDITLNADPEARVRAWIKATR
- a CDS encoding ABC transporter substrate-binding protein encodes the protein MKHILTAAALLTASPAMAQDQMTVLLDWFINPDHGPLIVAEELGYFADQGLEVEIIPPADPSAPPRLVAAGQADLAISYQPNLHLQVQEGLPLVRVGTLVATPLSCLLVLADGPIETPADLRGRTVGFSVAGVEEAVLSAVLGTHGVSLEEIELVNVNFSLSPSLMSGQVDAVIGAFRNFELNQMDIEGVPGRCFYLEEEGVPSYDELIYVANPDRMDTDMIARFLTATELATQYIVNNPEASWEIFSGTSAELQDELNARAWVDTLPRFALRPAALDAGRYARFEDFLVESGMIASANPVDAIAIDVTAQ
- the tenA gene encoding thiaminase II, with product MNSYGDAFARLRDHAGDAWRDYTRHAFVEGLKDGTLPHDAFLHYLRQDYVFLIHFARAWALAVVKSETHAEMLTAVGTVNALVAEEMQLHIGICEAAGVSQEDLFATKERAENLAYTRFVLEAGYSGDLLDLLAALAPCVMGYGEIGARLAAEKESDTYADWIDTYAGEDYQGACQAVGEMLDKAITRRLGHDFQTSPRWERLCQTFRTATELEVSFWQMGLTP